In one Alnus glutinosa chromosome 12, dhAlnGlut1.1, whole genome shotgun sequence genomic region, the following are encoded:
- the LOC133851299 gene encoding myosin-binding protein 1-like isoform X1, protein MAASRISSAKQQRTWGFTTALASAVLEWLLILFLLVNAIFSFLVTKFARCCKLQTPCLLCSRLDHVFGSKTLGYYWELICGNHKLEISSLVLCHAHNKLVDVHGMCETCFFSFATINKSNAETYRLLVGKLGEDTLCGFDQDPKICSSDTRHCSCCSEPWVLRNTQKLIQTKSVGCEAAELDVPLSGEVELNQDDWKMRRGKPPVSVRATNLRNSGIDSLSHVGYTELKVTSDTESEVLYSDDDNDASALLRATDVSKDDLAVQDVQLEPLIITLADDSATEKLIIADSAPEAFSPVSQVELDSIEVHGSTSVASTAAVKNGLEELNWQQAVSMASSPAPTDLLSLDYVTPSSNTMETTIKVSKQSLDLTGTGEGGQTTVVECGKINDARTTPIMPSEIGLETNPVSSDTAQLVPNLLDLGDAYKMAVGSRGRQSSGVFVEQWVGKDNSRVSEDLKLLLSQLSATRGIEQSMNDKSPIVSVNGDESKTSVAECGKINDARTTPIMSSEIGLETKPVSSDTAQLVPNLLDLGDAYQMAVGSRGRQLSGVLAEQWVGKDNSRVSEDVKLLLSQLSATRGIEQSMSDKSPRVSVNSDESKTADASSSIGMQILQKRISPEQNESGLLLDGIGSTLQKRISLERNESGLSLDGSTLQKRISLERNESGLSLDGSIVSEIEGENMVDRLKRQIEHDRKHMSALYKELEEERNASAVAVNQAMAMITKLQEEKATLHMEALQCLRLMEEQSEYDMEALQKANDLLAEKEKEIQDLEDELEFNRNMFPNESISENVVEETCGVKARDIGMDRCESVCVEDSARVLRDSVTEELNICDKVEGAGMPLGDKDTGTVKNALLELEDDRLYILQCLKKLEKKLYSFSNNGEYLANGEYQVNEGGDGKSEFKESNLNGRTQGNGGVEEDDLSVQNYISVSRTNLQAQASFESSQPLCKENMKFDSSGQGSPVPHWGADLASLGNVVSELNGRLEVLEADRTFLEHAIKSVGNGEEGLQLVREIASHLQELRRIGIRRIDPTIA, encoded by the exons ATGGCTGCCTCGAGGATTTCATCTGCTAAACAACAGAGAACTTGGGGTTTCACCACTGCTCTGGCTTCTGCTGTTCTTGAATGGTTACTGATTCTGTTTTTGCTTGTTAATGCCATATTCTCTTTCTTAGTTACAAAGTTTGCTCGTTGCTGTAAATTGCAAACACCGTGCTTGCTATGCTCGAGGCTTGATCACGTTTTTGGCAGTAAAACACTTGGATACTATTGGGAATTGATCTGCGGTAATCATAAGCTGGAGATTTCTTCCTTAGTTCTTTGTCATGCTCACAATAAGCTTGTAGATGTTCATGGAATGTGTGAAACTTGCTTCTTCTCATTTGCAACAATCAATAAATCCAATGCTGAAACATACAGATTATTGGTGGGTAAATTGGGGGAGGATACACTCTGTGGTTTTGATCAGGACCCTAAAATTTGTTCTTCAGACACAAGGCATTGTTCTTGTTGCAGTGAGCCATGGGTTTTAAGAAATACACAAAAGTTGATTCAGACCAAATCAGTTGGGTGTGAAGCTGCTGAGCTTGATGTGCCTTTATCAGGTGAGGTTGAACTTAATCAGGATGACTGGAAGATGAGAAGAGGAAAACCACCTGTGTCAGTTAGAGCCACTAATCTGAGAAATAGTGGGATTGATTCTTTGTCTCATGTTGGATACACAGAACTTAAGGTCACTTCTGATACCGAATCTGAGGTACTGTACTCTGATGATGATAATGATGCAAGTGCTTTGCTTCGTGCAACTGATGTTTCCAAGGATGATCTTGCCGTTCAAGATGTGCAGTTGGAGCCACTCATTATTACTCTAGCCGATGATTCGGCCACTGAGAAACTGATAATTGCAGATTCTGCGCCTGAGGCTTTCTCTCCGGTGTCACAGGtggaattagattctattgaagTCCATGGTAGTACATCTGTGGCATCAACTGCTGCTGTTAAGAACGGTCTAGAGGAACTCAACTGGCAACAAGCTGTTAGCATGGCCAGTTCCCCTGCACCAACTGATCTTCTTTCCCTTGATTATGTAACTCCATCATCAAATACTATGGAAACCACTATTAAAGTATCAAAACAAAGCT TAGATCTTACTGGAACTGGTGAAGGTGGGCAAACAACTGTGGTGGAGTGTGGGAAAATCAATGATGCAAGAACTACACCAATTATGCCATCTGAAATTGGTCTAGAAACAAACCCTGTTTCAAGTGACACTGCTCAACTAGTACCCAATTTATTGGATCTTGGTGATGCTTATAAGATGGCTGTTGGCAGTAGAGGGAGACAATCGTCTGGTGTGTTTGTAGAGCAATGGGTTGGGAAAGATAACTCAAGAGTTAGTGAAGATTTGAAGCTCTTGTTGTCTCAATTATCTGCCACTCGAGGGATTGAGCAATCAATGAACGACAAGAGTCCTATAGTTTCTGTAAATGGTGATGAATCGAAGACATCTGTGGCAGAGTGTGGGAAAATCAATGATGCAAGAACTACACCAATTATGTCATCTGAAATTGGTCTAGAAACAAAGCCTGTTTCAAGTGACACTGCTCAACTAGTACCCAATTTATTGGATCTTGGTGATGCTTATCAAATGGCTGTCGGCAGTAGAGGAAGACAATTGTCTGGTGTGCTTGCAGAGCAATGGGTTGGGAAAGATAATTCAAGAGTTAGTGAAGATGTGAAGCTCTTGTTGTCTCAATTATCTGCCACTCGAGGGATTGAGCAATCAATGAGCGACAAGAGTCCTAGAGTTTCTGTAAATAGTGATGAATCGAAGACCGCTGATGCATCTAGCTCTATTGGAATGCAGATTCTTCAAAAGAGGATCTCACCTGAGCAAAATGAGTCTGGTCTGTTGCTGGATGGAATTGGAAGCACACTTCAAAAGAGAATCTCACTCGAGAGAAACGAGTCTGGTTTATCTTTGGATGGAAGCACACTTCAAAAGAGAATCTCACTCGAGAGAAACGAGTCTGGTTTGTCTCTGGATGGAAGCATTGTCAGTGAAATTGAAGGTGAAAATATGGTTGATAGATTAAAACGACAGATTGAGCATGATAGGAAACATATGAGTGCATTATATAAGGAgttggaagaagaaagaaatgctTCCGCTGTTGCTGTTAATCAGGCCATGGCAATGATTACTAAATTGCAGGAGGAGAAGGCAACACTCCATATGGAAGCCTTGCAGTGCCTACGACTGATGGAAGAGCAATCTGAGTATGATATGGAAGCACTCCAAAAAGCAAATGACCTTCTtgcagagaaagaaaaagagatacaAGATCTTGAAGACGAGCTTGAATTTAACCGGAATATGTTTCCAAATGAATCAATTTCGGAGAATGTGGTAGAGGAAACTTGTGGTGTGAAGGCAAGAGATATTGGAATGGATCGTTGTGAATCTGTTTGTGTTGAGGATAGTGCAAGAGTTCTTAGAGACTCAGTTACTGAAGAACTTAATATCTGTGACAAAGTTGAAGGAGCAGGTATGCCATTGGGGGATAAGGATACAGGTACCGTGAAGAATGCGTTGTTAGAACTTGAAGATGACAGGTTATACATTTTGCAATGTTTGAAGAAGTTGGAGAAAAagctttattcattttctaATAATGGGGAATACTTAGCAAATGGTGAATATCAAGTAAATGAAGGAGGAGATGGAAAAAGTGAGTTCAAAGAGTCTAATTTGAATGGAAGAACTCAAGGGAATGGTGGAGTAGAAGAGGATGATTTGTCAGTGCAAAATTACATATCTGTGTCCAGAACGAATCTGCAAGCTCAAGCCTCATTTGAGAGCTCTCAGCCCTTATGCAAGgaaaatatgaaatttgatAGTAGTGGGCAAGGCTCTCCTGTACCCCATTGGGGGGCCGATTTAGCTTCTCTTGGAAATGTGGTTTCAGAATTGAATGGCCGGTTGGAAGTGCTTGAGGCGGACCGAACTTTTCTTGAGCATGCTATTAAATCAGTCGGAAACGGAGAGGAAGGGCTACAATTAGTTAGGGAGATAGCTTCCCATTTGCAAGAATTGCGAAGGATTGGAATAAGAAGAATAGATCCAACCATAGCTTGA
- the LOC133851808 gene encoding putative pentatricopeptide repeat-containing protein At1g12700, mitochondrial, translated as MLVQKSAFASASSRYTSASTSTSLLQDGTTNKPANLFSFSTNYPLLFASIAYFHSQTYCSTTTTTTTSISASRIAKRRKRYDQTQFLKFVREQCKRGSLTNFDDALSIFNQLIDMGSRASIVDFNQILGKIAQMKRYWDVISLHKQMGLSGILPDVCTLNIVSNCFCNLNRADFGFSLLGKILKLGYEPGCRTFTTLINGFCLDGKTLKAVELFNAMVERGYWPDVVTYGTMINGLCKTGDTSVAIRMLRKMEGGGCKPDRVVYSAIIDRLCKDDLMIQGLNLLLEMMGKGISIDIVTYNSLIYGLCNSCQREEVLGFLKEVDRREVATYIRTIYMLTDMLCKEGMISEPKCVIELMNQRGAEPDRITYSILMDAYCMRDQMDDARKVYDLMLERGCHPDACCYNILIKGYCKSRRMDEAMSLIEEMSGKRLVPDIVTYNILIGGMRSVGRLEAVQELRNEMQAHGKLPDIFTYATLLDKLFKNQNVDEAMKLFKEIESCRMDSDIVIYSILIDGMCKAGKLEFAREIFYSLSEKGLQPNIKTYTSMIDGLCNEGLLDEASELLKRMDESGCSPNGCTYNTIIRGFLRNNEISTAMELLHVMAERGFSADSYTNRMLVDLPSTHGLQPSHEKPQNYV; from the coding sequence ATGTTGGTGCAGAAAAGCGCTTTTGCATCTGCTTCTTCGAGATATACTTCGGCGTCAACTTCTACTTCTCTGCTTCAAGACGGTACCACTAACAAACCCGctaaccttttttctttctccacaAATTATCCTCTACTTTTTGCTTCAATAGCTTACTTTCACTCTCAAACTTATTGttctactactactactactactactagtATTAGTGCTAGTAGGATagctaaaagaagaaaaagatatgaTCAAACCCAGTTCTTGAAATTTGTGAGGGAACAATGTAAGCGTGGTAGCTTGACTAATTTTGATGATGCCCTTAGCATATTCAACCAGTTAATTGACATGGGTTCCCGAGCGTCTATTGTAGATTTCAATCAGATTTTAGGTAAAATTGCGCAAATGAAGCGTTATTGGGACGTGATTTCTTTACATAAGCAAATGGGTTTGTCAGGAATTCTGCCTGATGTTTGTACTCTGAACATTGTGTCtaattgtttttgtaatttgaatAGAGCGGATTTTGGGTTTTCGTTGCTGGGTAAGATTTTGAAACTTGGGTACGAGCCGGGTTGTAGGACCTTCACCACTTTGATTAATGGGTTTTGTCTTGATGGTAAAACATTGAAGGcggtggagttgtttaatgcgATGGTGGAGAGAGGGTATTGGCCAGATGTGGTTACGTACGGGACAATGATAAATGGGTTGTGCAAAACCGGGGATACTAGTGTGGCTATAAGGATGCTTAGGAAAATGGAAGGAGGAGGTTGTAAGCCTGATAGGGTTGTATATAGCGCTATCATTGACCGTCTATGCAAGGATGACCTAATGATTCAGGGTTTGAATCTGTTGTTAGAAATGATGGGCAAAGGGATTTCCATAGATATTGTGACTTATAATTCCTTGATTTATGGGCTGTGCAATTCATGTCAACGGGAGgaggttttgggttttttgaaGGAAGTGGATCGCAGGGAAGTTGCAACATATATAAGAACTATATATATGCTGACTGATATGCTATGTAAAGAAGGAATGATTTCTGAACCGAAGTGTGTGATTGAATTGATGAATCAAAGAGGTGCGGAGCCTGATAGAATCACTTACAGCATACTCATGGATGCATACTGTATGCGGGATCAGATGGACGATGCAAGAAAAGTATATGATTTGATGCTTGAGAGGGGTTGTCATCCTGATGCTTGTTGCTATAACATCTTGATCAAAGGATATTGCAAGAGTAGAAGAATGGATGAGGCCATGAGTCTTATTGAAGAAATGTCTGGTAAAAGGTTGGTTCCTGATATTGTTACTTACAACATTCTTATTGGTGGCATGCGTTCTGTTGGGAGACTTGAAGCTGTGCAGGAGCTCCGTAATGAGATGCAAGCTCATGGAAAGCTTCCAGATATCTTTACTTACGCTACATTGTTGGATAAGCTATTCAAAAACCAAAATGTTGATGAGGCTATGAaactttttaaagaaattgaaagTTGTAGGATGGATTCTGACATTGTGATTTACAGTATCCTAATTGATGGTATGTGCAAAGCTGGGAAACTCGAATTTGCAAGGGAAATCTTTTATAGTCTCTCTGAGAAAGGTTTACAACCTAACATTAAGACGTATACCTCAATGATCGATGGACTTTGTAATGAAGGGTTATTGGATGAAGCAAGTGAGTTACTCAAAAGAATGGATGAAAGTGGCTGCTCACCGAATGGTTGCACTTATAACACAATTATCCGAGGATTTCTAAGAAACAATGAGATATCAACGGCGATGGAACTTCTTCATGTGATGGCTGAGAGGGGTTTCTCAGCAGATTCTTACACTAATAGGATGTTAGTAGATTTGCCGTCTACTCATGGGCTACAACCTTCTCATGAAAAGCCTCAGAATTATGTATGA
- the LOC133851299 gene encoding myosin-binding protein 1-like isoform X2 gives MAASRISSAKQQRTWGFTTALASAVLEWLLILFLLVNAIFSFLVTKFARCCKLQTPCLLCSRLDHVFGSKTLGYYWELICGNHKLEISSLVLCHAHNKLVDVHGMCETCFFSFATINKSNAETYRLLVGKLGEDTLCGFDQDPKICSSDTRHCSCCSEPWVLRNTQKLIQTKSVGCEAAELDVPLSGEVELNQDDWKMRRGKPPVSVRATNLRNSGIDSLSHVGYTELKVTSDTESEVLYSDDDNDASALLRATDVSKDDLAVQDVQLEPLIITLADDSATEKLIIADSAPEAFSPVSQVELDSIEVHGSTSVASTAAVKNGLEELNWQQAVSMASSPAPTDLLSLDYVTPSSNTMETTIKVSKQSYLTGTGEGGQTTVVECGKINDARTTPIMPSEIGLETNPVSSDTAQLVPNLLDLGDAYKMAVGSRGRQSSGVFVEQWVGKDNSRVSEDLKLLLSQLSATRGIEQSMNDKSPIVSVNGDESKTSVAECGKINDARTTPIMSSEIGLETKPVSSDTAQLVPNLLDLGDAYQMAVGSRGRQLSGVLAEQWVGKDNSRVSEDVKLLLSQLSATRGIEQSMSDKSPRVSVNSDESKTADASSSIGMQILQKRISPEQNESGLLLDGIGSTLQKRISLERNESGLSLDGSTLQKRISLERNESGLSLDGSIVSEIEGENMVDRLKRQIEHDRKHMSALYKELEEERNASAVAVNQAMAMITKLQEEKATLHMEALQCLRLMEEQSEYDMEALQKANDLLAEKEKEIQDLEDELEFNRNMFPNESISENVVEETCGVKARDIGMDRCESVCVEDSARVLRDSVTEELNICDKVEGAGMPLGDKDTGTVKNALLELEDDRLYILQCLKKLEKKLYSFSNNGEYLANGEYQVNEGGDGKSEFKESNLNGRTQGNGGVEEDDLSVQNYISVSRTNLQAQASFESSQPLCKENMKFDSSGQGSPVPHWGADLASLGNVVSELNGRLEVLEADRTFLEHAIKSVGNGEEGLQLVREIASHLQELRRIGIRRIDPTIA, from the exons ATGGCTGCCTCGAGGATTTCATCTGCTAAACAACAGAGAACTTGGGGTTTCACCACTGCTCTGGCTTCTGCTGTTCTTGAATGGTTACTGATTCTGTTTTTGCTTGTTAATGCCATATTCTCTTTCTTAGTTACAAAGTTTGCTCGTTGCTGTAAATTGCAAACACCGTGCTTGCTATGCTCGAGGCTTGATCACGTTTTTGGCAGTAAAACACTTGGATACTATTGGGAATTGATCTGCGGTAATCATAAGCTGGAGATTTCTTCCTTAGTTCTTTGTCATGCTCACAATAAGCTTGTAGATGTTCATGGAATGTGTGAAACTTGCTTCTTCTCATTTGCAACAATCAATAAATCCAATGCTGAAACATACAGATTATTGGTGGGTAAATTGGGGGAGGATACACTCTGTGGTTTTGATCAGGACCCTAAAATTTGTTCTTCAGACACAAGGCATTGTTCTTGTTGCAGTGAGCCATGGGTTTTAAGAAATACACAAAAGTTGATTCAGACCAAATCAGTTGGGTGTGAAGCTGCTGAGCTTGATGTGCCTTTATCAGGTGAGGTTGAACTTAATCAGGATGACTGGAAGATGAGAAGAGGAAAACCACCTGTGTCAGTTAGAGCCACTAATCTGAGAAATAGTGGGATTGATTCTTTGTCTCATGTTGGATACACAGAACTTAAGGTCACTTCTGATACCGAATCTGAGGTACTGTACTCTGATGATGATAATGATGCAAGTGCTTTGCTTCGTGCAACTGATGTTTCCAAGGATGATCTTGCCGTTCAAGATGTGCAGTTGGAGCCACTCATTATTACTCTAGCCGATGATTCGGCCACTGAGAAACTGATAATTGCAGATTCTGCGCCTGAGGCTTTCTCTCCGGTGTCACAGGtggaattagattctattgaagTCCATGGTAGTACATCTGTGGCATCAACTGCTGCTGTTAAGAACGGTCTAGAGGAACTCAACTGGCAACAAGCTGTTAGCATGGCCAGTTCCCCTGCACCAACTGATCTTCTTTCCCTTGATTATGTAACTCCATCATCAAATACTATGGAAACCACTATTAAAGTATCAAAACAAAGCT ATCTTACTGGAACTGGTGAAGGTGGGCAAACAACTGTGGTGGAGTGTGGGAAAATCAATGATGCAAGAACTACACCAATTATGCCATCTGAAATTGGTCTAGAAACAAACCCTGTTTCAAGTGACACTGCTCAACTAGTACCCAATTTATTGGATCTTGGTGATGCTTATAAGATGGCTGTTGGCAGTAGAGGGAGACAATCGTCTGGTGTGTTTGTAGAGCAATGGGTTGGGAAAGATAACTCAAGAGTTAGTGAAGATTTGAAGCTCTTGTTGTCTCAATTATCTGCCACTCGAGGGATTGAGCAATCAATGAACGACAAGAGTCCTATAGTTTCTGTAAATGGTGATGAATCGAAGACATCTGTGGCAGAGTGTGGGAAAATCAATGATGCAAGAACTACACCAATTATGTCATCTGAAATTGGTCTAGAAACAAAGCCTGTTTCAAGTGACACTGCTCAACTAGTACCCAATTTATTGGATCTTGGTGATGCTTATCAAATGGCTGTCGGCAGTAGAGGAAGACAATTGTCTGGTGTGCTTGCAGAGCAATGGGTTGGGAAAGATAATTCAAGAGTTAGTGAAGATGTGAAGCTCTTGTTGTCTCAATTATCTGCCACTCGAGGGATTGAGCAATCAATGAGCGACAAGAGTCCTAGAGTTTCTGTAAATAGTGATGAATCGAAGACCGCTGATGCATCTAGCTCTATTGGAATGCAGATTCTTCAAAAGAGGATCTCACCTGAGCAAAATGAGTCTGGTCTGTTGCTGGATGGAATTGGAAGCACACTTCAAAAGAGAATCTCACTCGAGAGAAACGAGTCTGGTTTATCTTTGGATGGAAGCACACTTCAAAAGAGAATCTCACTCGAGAGAAACGAGTCTGGTTTGTCTCTGGATGGAAGCATTGTCAGTGAAATTGAAGGTGAAAATATGGTTGATAGATTAAAACGACAGATTGAGCATGATAGGAAACATATGAGTGCATTATATAAGGAgttggaagaagaaagaaatgctTCCGCTGTTGCTGTTAATCAGGCCATGGCAATGATTACTAAATTGCAGGAGGAGAAGGCAACACTCCATATGGAAGCCTTGCAGTGCCTACGACTGATGGAAGAGCAATCTGAGTATGATATGGAAGCACTCCAAAAAGCAAATGACCTTCTtgcagagaaagaaaaagagatacaAGATCTTGAAGACGAGCTTGAATTTAACCGGAATATGTTTCCAAATGAATCAATTTCGGAGAATGTGGTAGAGGAAACTTGTGGTGTGAAGGCAAGAGATATTGGAATGGATCGTTGTGAATCTGTTTGTGTTGAGGATAGTGCAAGAGTTCTTAGAGACTCAGTTACTGAAGAACTTAATATCTGTGACAAAGTTGAAGGAGCAGGTATGCCATTGGGGGATAAGGATACAGGTACCGTGAAGAATGCGTTGTTAGAACTTGAAGATGACAGGTTATACATTTTGCAATGTTTGAAGAAGTTGGAGAAAAagctttattcattttctaATAATGGGGAATACTTAGCAAATGGTGAATATCAAGTAAATGAAGGAGGAGATGGAAAAAGTGAGTTCAAAGAGTCTAATTTGAATGGAAGAACTCAAGGGAATGGTGGAGTAGAAGAGGATGATTTGTCAGTGCAAAATTACATATCTGTGTCCAGAACGAATCTGCAAGCTCAAGCCTCATTTGAGAGCTCTCAGCCCTTATGCAAGgaaaatatgaaatttgatAGTAGTGGGCAAGGCTCTCCTGTACCCCATTGGGGGGCCGATTTAGCTTCTCTTGGAAATGTGGTTTCAGAATTGAATGGCCGGTTGGAAGTGCTTGAGGCGGACCGAACTTTTCTTGAGCATGCTATTAAATCAGTCGGAAACGGAGAGGAAGGGCTACAATTAGTTAGGGAGATAGCTTCCCATTTGCAAGAATTGCGAAGGATTGGAATAAGAAGAATAGATCCAACCATAGCTTGA